From Rudanella lutea DSM 19387, a single genomic window includes:
- a CDS encoding tetratricopeptide repeat protein: MNLKNTWYAGFVLVLLQACTSSDAYLEQGRALLKEGKTREAIAALNQAVEADEENAEALNTRGVAYFEQKEYSNAQLDYDQAIQVAPNFYRPYYNRALLKIAQSDLEGALKDYSDAIRLVPDTARSASSDLYLNRGQLFATQSQVQPAITDFTKAIELNPKNALALYNRGNLYFNQKNLPAALADFQKSVEADPAFGKAFYGLGLAQLLNNQRDAACLSLKQAKQLGYADAVNAVAQYCQ; encoded by the coding sequence ATGAATCTAAAAAATACATGGTACGCAGGTTTTGTTCTCGTCCTGCTACAAGCCTGTACGTCGTCGGATGCGTATCTCGAACAAGGTCGGGCACTTTTGAAAGAAGGTAAAACCCGTGAAGCCATTGCGGCCCTGAATCAGGCGGTGGAGGCTGATGAAGAAAATGCCGAAGCCCTGAACACCCGGGGGGTAGCGTATTTCGAGCAAAAAGAATACAGCAACGCCCAGCTCGACTACGATCAGGCCATACAGGTGGCCCCCAACTTTTACCGTCCTTATTACAACCGGGCCTTGCTCAAAATAGCCCAGAGCGATCTGGAAGGGGCTCTGAAAGATTATTCTGATGCCATCCGGCTTGTACCCGATACCGCGCGTTCGGCCAGTTCGGATCTGTACCTGAACCGGGGACAGCTGTTTGCGACCCAGAGTCAGGTGCAGCCCGCCATCACTGATTTTACAAAGGCCATTGAGTTGAACCCAAAAAATGCCCTGGCTTTATACAATCGGGGTAATCTGTATTTCAACCAGAAAAATTTGCCGGCTGCCCTGGCCGACTTTCAAAAATCAGTCGAAGCCGATCCGGCATTTGGCAAAGCGTTTTACGGCTTAGGGCTGGCGCAGTTGCTTAATAACCAACGCGATGCGGCCTGTCTGAGTCTGAAGCAAGCTAAGCAATTGGGATATGCTGATGCCGTCAATGCCGTTGCACAGTACTGTCAATAA
- the galK gene encoding galactokinase, with translation MELTHTLREAFLARFNANPTLICSPGRVNLIGEHTDYNEGFVLPAAIDKAIYLAVGARPDDQLHLVAADLNETFTGSVGSLQKTNSWADYLLGVVSEFAQAGLPVGGMNIVFGGTIPIGSGLSSSAALENGVALALDHLYNHDQTDRLHMVKLTQRAENRFVGVQCGIMDQFASMMGRANHVIKLDCRSLEYAYAPLQMDGIRIVLCDSRVKHSLAASEYNTRRAECEAGVRIVRAAYGDTIHSLRDVTMDMLDAQLRDREPLLYRRCAYVVQENERLLSAVGHLDAGNLDAFGQLMYGSHEGLSHWYEVSCPELDILVDIARTVPGVLGARMMGGGFGGCTINLVRAEALDAFTTTMLEQFRARTGTDTLIHTCQIQNGTHLL, from the coding sequence ATGGAATTGACCCACACGCTCCGCGAGGCTTTCCTTGCCCGATTCAACGCTAATCCTACGCTTATCTGTTCGCCCGGCCGGGTCAACCTGATTGGTGAACATACCGATTATAATGAAGGATTTGTGCTACCGGCGGCTATCGACAAAGCGATTTATCTGGCTGTTGGTGCCCGCCCCGACGATCAGTTGCACCTTGTAGCCGCCGACCTGAACGAGACCTTTACCGGGTCGGTGGGTTCGCTACAGAAAACAAACTCTTGGGCCGATTACCTGCTGGGCGTGGTAAGTGAGTTTGCGCAAGCCGGATTGCCGGTAGGCGGCATGAACATCGTTTTTGGTGGTACGATTCCGATTGGCTCGGGCTTATCCTCGTCGGCGGCCCTCGAAAACGGCGTCGCCCTCGCGCTTGACCACCTGTACAACCACGACCAAACTGACCGTTTGCACATGGTGAAGCTGACCCAGCGGGCCGAAAACCGGTTTGTGGGCGTACAATGCGGGATCATGGATCAGTTTGCAAGCATGATGGGGCGGGCCAACCACGTGATTAAGCTCGACTGCCGCTCGCTCGAATACGCCTACGCCCCCTTGCAAATGGATGGGATTCGGATTGTCCTCTGCGACTCGCGGGTGAAACACTCGCTGGCGGCATCGGAATACAACACCCGCCGGGCAGAGTGTGAGGCTGGTGTCCGAATCGTACGGGCTGCGTACGGCGACACGATCCACAGCCTGCGCGATGTGACAATGGACATGCTTGATGCCCAGCTGCGCGACCGCGAGCCCCTGCTCTATCGGCGTTGTGCCTACGTAGTGCAGGAAAACGAGCGGCTCCTGAGCGCCGTAGGTCACTTAGACGCCGGTAATCTCGACGCGTTTGGCCAACTCATGTACGGTTCACACGAGGGGTTGAGCCACTGGTACGAAGTGAGTTGCCCTGAGCTGGATATCCTGGTCGATATTGCGCGTACCGTTCCGGGTGTACTGGGAGCCCGCATGATGGGCGGGGGGTTTGGCGGCTGTACGATCAATCTGGTTCGGGCCGAGGCACTCGATGCCTTCACCACAACGATGCTGGAGCAGTTCCGGGCCCGCACCGGTACCGACACGCTGATTCATACCTGCCAGATTCAGAATGGCACGCACCTTCTCTAA
- the fsa gene encoding fructose-6-phosphate aldolase: protein MKFFIDTANLAEIREAQDMGILDGVTTNPSLMAKEGITGKDNVLRHYKQICDIVEGDVSAEVIATTFDEMIREGEELAELDENIVVKVPMIKDGVKAIKYFSEKGIRTNCTLVFSAGQALLAAKAGASYVSPFVGRLDDISTDGIALIEQIVGIYRNYGYTTEVLAASVRHPMHLIQCAEIGADVMTGPLSVIKALLNHPLTDIGLAKFLEDNKKAANK, encoded by the coding sequence ATGAAATTTTTCATCGATACGGCAAATCTGGCCGAAATTCGTGAAGCGCAGGACATGGGTATCCTCGACGGTGTAACCACTAACCCGTCACTCATGGCCAAAGAAGGTATCACCGGCAAAGACAACGTGCTGCGTCACTACAAGCAAATCTGCGACATTGTAGAGGGCGACGTAAGTGCCGAAGTTATTGCGACGACGTTTGACGAAATGATTCGCGAAGGCGAGGAGTTGGCCGAACTCGACGAGAACATCGTGGTTAAAGTGCCGATGATCAAAGACGGCGTTAAAGCGATCAAGTACTTCTCCGAAAAAGGTATCCGCACTAACTGTACACTTGTTTTCTCGGCGGGTCAGGCTTTGCTGGCTGCTAAAGCCGGGGCTTCGTACGTATCACCGTTTGTGGGTCGGCTCGACGATATTTCGACCGATGGTATCGCGCTGATCGAGCAGATTGTGGGAATTTACCGGAATTACGGCTATACCACTGAGGTGTTGGCCGCTTCGGTACGGCACCCGATGCACCTGATTCAGTGCGCCGAAATTGGTGCCGACGTGATGACGGGCCCGTTGAGCGTTATCAAAGCCCTGCTCAACCACCCCCTCACTGATATTGGCCTCGCCAAATTCCTGGAAGACAACAAGAAGGCAGCAAATAAATAA
- a CDS encoding cell division ATP-binding protein FtsE, which translates to MFSTEPVLMLERADIFQDTKLILGDISFSIQKGEFVYLIGRTGSGKTSLLKTLYADLKLQSGQGNVAGTPLHRIDKKQIPFLRRKIGIVFQDFQLFFDRNVEENLRFVLKATGWTDKKKMTDRISEVLMQVGLGTAQRKMPHQLSGGEQQRVVIARAMLNEPQILIADEPTGNLDPAVSDQIMQVFRAINNAGTAILMATHNYELLTRYPARTLRVGEGTVEEVPPGTRF; encoded by the coding sequence ATGTTCAGCACCGAACCCGTTCTGATGCTCGAAAGAGCCGACATTTTTCAGGATACGAAGCTGATTCTGGGCGATATTAGTTTCTCGATTCAGAAAGGTGAATTCGTGTATCTGATCGGCCGGACAGGCAGTGGAAAGACATCTCTGCTCAAGACGCTCTACGCCGACCTGAAACTGCAGAGCGGACAGGGAAACGTTGCCGGCACACCTTTGCACCGGATCGATAAAAAGCAGATTCCGTTTCTACGCCGGAAAATTGGTATCGTGTTTCAGGATTTCCAGCTGTTCTTCGACCGCAATGTGGAAGAGAACCTGCGCTTTGTGCTGAAAGCAACGGGCTGGACCGACAAGAAAAAAATGACCGACCGTATTTCCGAAGTGCTGATGCAGGTCGGGCTGGGTACGGCTCAGCGTAAAATGCCCCATCAGCTCTCAGGGGGTGAGCAGCAACGGGTGGTCATTGCCCGTGCCATGCTCAACGAACCGCAGATTCTGATTGCCGACGAGCCCACGGGTAACCTCGACCCGGCTGTATCGGATCAGATTATGCAGGTATTTCGGGCCATCAACAATGCCGGAACCGCTATTCTGATGGCTACACACAACTACGAACTCCTCACCCGCTACCCCGCCCGCACACTCCGCGTAGGCGAAGGAACAGTAGAGGAAGTGCCCCCCGGAACCCGGTTTTGA